In the genome of Acidobacteriota bacterium, one region contains:
- a CDS encoding (deoxy)nucleoside triphosphate pyrophosphohydrolase yields MSDRKPILVTAGILVRGQEILICQRHRSDPYGLQWEFPGGKVKDSEELGASLERELREELGIDAKVGAEVYRLRHRYPDRYVEVIFFRIDSYRGDIANRVFESIEWVPRGELAAYNFLEADRELVGRISEGAVV; encoded by the coding sequence ATGAGCGACCGAAAGCCTATTCTGGTAACAGCGGGGATATTGGTGCGAGGGCAGGAAATCCTGATCTGCCAGCGTCACCGCTCAGATCCATACGGGTTGCAGTGGGAATTCCCCGGCGGGAAAGTCAAGGACAGCGAAGAACTGGGAGCCTCTCTCGAACGCGAACTACGCGAGGAACTGGGAATCGATGCCAAGGTTGGCGCGGAAGTCTACCGCCTGCGGCATCGCTATCCCGACCGCTATGTCGAGGTCATTTTTTTTCGCATTGACTCTTATCGTGGAGACATAGCCAACCGGGTTTTCGAATCTATCGAATGGGTCCCGCGCGGGGAACTGGCCGCGTACAATTTTCTTGAGGCTGACCGCGAACTGGTCGGAAGGATTTCCGAAGGAGCCGTCGTTTGA
- a CDS encoding gluconolaconase: MTLWNKGTKSGRVTGKAHRPAAKPLVERVTPQAAIPGGEISIRGKGFISNGNSRPTVRFGDQSGSLLLSSPSRLVVRVPDGVVSGELTIDTGSATTPPTTVAVGILLTDVLHPVANPAVDEEGNIFSTFSGSRGQKVPVSVFKITNQHVVKPFVSEMLNPTGLAFGRDGLLYISSRMEGTIYQVNPEGEVTTYAEGMGVATGLAFDKLGNLYAGDRTGTIFKISPDRQIFVFATLEPSVSAYHLAFGPESNLYITGPTTSSFDSIYCVSPAGAVTRFYRGLGRPQGMAFDASGNLYVAASLSGQRGVVRITPEGKAELCVSGYNIVGLAFTPRRTMIVATNNSLVELFMGIEGLPLLKPSGN, translated from the coding sequence ATGACCTTGTGGAATAAGGGCACTAAATCCGGCCGTGTTACGGGCAAGGCGCACAGACCCGCAGCCAAACCTCTGGTCGAACGTGTAACGCCGCAGGCGGCAATTCCCGGGGGCGAAATTTCAATCCGCGGCAAGGGATTCATCTCGAACGGCAACAGCCGTCCCACCGTCCGGTTCGGTGACCAATCCGGAAGCTTGTTGCTGAGTTCTCCAAGCCGCCTGGTGGTGCGCGTACCTGACGGCGTAGTAAGCGGCGAACTCACCATTGACACGGGAAGCGCCACAACTCCTCCGACGACGGTGGCCGTGGGCATACTTCTCACCGACGTGCTTCATCCTGTCGCCAACCCGGCAGTCGATGAAGAGGGAAATATCTTTTCCACTTTCAGCGGCAGCCGCGGACAGAAAGTCCCTGTTTCAGTCTTCAAAATCACAAACCAGCATGTCGTTAAGCCTTTCGTCAGCGAAATGTTGAACCCGACGGGGCTGGCATTTGGCCGTGACGGCCTGCTCTACATCTCCAGCCGCATGGAAGGCACCATCTATCAGGTTAATCCGGAAGGCGAAGTCACCACCTACGCGGAGGGTATGGGTGTAGCAACGGGCCTGGCGTTCGACAAGCTCGGTAATCTCTACGCGGGCGACCGTACCGGCACGATTTTTAAGATCAGCCCTGACCGGCAGATTTTTGTGTTCGCAACTCTCGAGCCGAGCGTTTCTGCCTATCATCTGGCATTCGGACCGGAGAGCAACCTGTACATCACAGGCCCTACGACATCAAGCTTTGACAGCATCTACTGTGTATCACCCGCCGGCGCGGTCACCCGGTTCTACCGCGGCCTGGGGCGCCCCCAGGGAATGGCCTTTGACGCCTCCGGCAATCTCTACGTTGCGGCGTCACTTTCAGGGCAAAGAGGAGTCGTGCGAATCACGCCCGAGGGTAAGGCCGAGCTGTGTGTCTCCGGATACAACATCGTAGGGCTCGCCTTTACACCGCGCCGGACGATGATTGTGGCCACAAACAACTCTCTGGTGGAGTTGTTCATGGGAATCGAAGGCCTGCCTTTACTGAAGCCGAGCGGGAATTGA
- a CDS encoding phosphatidylglycerophosphatase A: MTTEKKLTPAVWVASVAGIGYFPFAPGTVGSAVGIAIVAALDGMPVTNKGRNTLLVLAAALIFIVGVWAAGQSEKFFGRTDPGHVVIDEVVGQMVTFLLVPHASWKLLLAGFGLFRVFDVTKPFPVSRAERLPGGWGIMVDDVFAGVYAMLALALLGYIVR, translated from the coding sequence ATGACCACTGAGAAGAAGTTGACTCCGGCTGTTTGGGTCGCATCGGTGGCAGGCATTGGTTATTTTCCTTTTGCGCCGGGCACCGTTGGATCTGCCGTGGGCATCGCCATCGTGGCGGCATTGGATGGAATGCCGGTAACGAACAAAGGGCGCAATACGCTGCTGGTCCTGGCAGCGGCCCTCATTTTTATCGTCGGCGTGTGGGCGGCTGGGCAGAGTGAAAAGTTTTTTGGACGGACAGACCCCGGGCACGTAGTGATCGATGAAGTCGTGGGACAGATGGTGACGTTTCTTCTGGTTCCGCATGCCTCCTGGAAATTACTCCTCGCCGGGTTTGGGCTGTTCAGAGTTTTTGACGTTACAAAGCCGTTTCCAGTTAGCCGGGCAGAGCGTTTGCCCGGTGGTTGGGGTATCATGGTAGATGATGTTTTTGCGGGCGTATATGCAATGTTGGCGCTCGCGCTTTTAGGTTACATAGTGCGATGA
- the rimO gene encoding 30S ribosomal protein S12 methylthiotransferase RimO yields MPKVGMVSLGCPKNLVDSEVMLGLLARQGYELTPRAEDADILVVNTCSFIEPAKQESINTILEMAEHKKSGEAKKLVVAGCLVERYRQQILKEIPEVDFVIGTNELERVLEACQLDGEGRESQQDAGPYLYHEFTPRILTTPSYSAYIKIAEGCDHPCSFCVIPQMRGRFRSRRFESVVREAGQLAAQGVREITLVGQDTTSYGEDLGIRDGLPLLLRELGRIPGLVWVRFLYCYPNRVTDALIEAVAQTPKVAKYFDIPLQHASRKVLKEMRRGSSGKHFLKMLEKIRSAVPEAALRTSLIVGFPGETEEDFQDVLDFVTEAEFDHLGVFLYSNEETCGSCNYPQQVPAAVARRRRKKLMAAQRRISRRRMREKVGEVLPVLVEGISEESEWLFQGRLEAQAPGIDGQVYINDFVGPEPRAGQFRWATITESCDYDLVARLEETVLAAPDDATAGNLTRRDLVQIGPPVERVSTRGHAVPHL; encoded by the coding sequence ATGCCAAAAGTAGGAATGGTCAGCCTGGGCTGCCCCAAGAACCTGGTTGATAGCGAAGTGATGCTGGGATTGCTTGCGCGGCAGGGATACGAACTGACTCCGCGCGCTGAGGATGCCGACATCCTGGTGGTCAACACCTGCAGCTTTATAGAGCCCGCCAAGCAGGAATCCATCAACACGATTCTGGAGATGGCGGAGCACAAGAAATCGGGAGAGGCAAAAAAACTTGTGGTGGCCGGATGCCTTGTGGAACGCTATCGGCAGCAGATCCTGAAAGAAATCCCGGAAGTTGATTTTGTGATCGGCACGAATGAACTGGAGCGCGTCCTTGAAGCCTGCCAACTGGACGGCGAAGGACGCGAATCGCAGCAGGATGCCGGGCCGTACCTTTACCACGAATTCACCCCGAGAATTCTTACTACGCCGTCGTACTCCGCTTACATCAAGATCGCCGAGGGCTGCGATCACCCCTGCTCATTCTGCGTGATTCCGCAAATGCGGGGCCGCTTCCGCTCACGGCGGTTTGAATCCGTGGTGCGTGAGGCCGGGCAGCTTGCCGCGCAGGGTGTGAGAGAAATCACCCTGGTGGGACAGGACACCACCAGCTATGGCGAGGACCTGGGAATCCGCGATGGATTGCCGCTGCTGCTGCGGGAACTGGGCCGAATTCCGGGACTGGTCTGGGTGCGCTTTCTCTATTGCTATCCCAACCGCGTAACCGATGCGCTGATCGAGGCCGTTGCGCAGACGCCCAAAGTGGCGAAATATTTTGACATCCCGCTTCAGCATGCCAGCCGGAAGGTGCTGAAGGAGATGCGGCGCGGTTCAAGCGGAAAACATTTCCTGAAAATGCTGGAGAAAATCCGCTCGGCGGTCCCTGAAGCAGCATTGCGCACTTCCCTGATTGTTGGGTTCCCGGGAGAGACCGAGGAAGATTTCCAGGACGTGTTGGATTTTGTCACGGAAGCTGAGTTTGACCATCTCGGCGTTTTCCTCTACTCGAATGAGGAGACGTGCGGTTCCTGCAACTACCCTCAGCAGGTCCCGGCGGCAGTCGCGCGGCGCAGGCGGAAAAAGTTGATGGCGGCGCAGCGCAGGATTTCGCGCCGCAGGATGCGCGAAAAAGTGGGAGAGGTTTTGCCCGTCCTGGTGGAAGGAATTTCGGAAGAATCCGAATGGCTGTTCCAGGGGCGGCTGGAAGCCCAGGCGCCCGGCATTGACGGCCAGGTTTACATCAACGATTTTGTCGGACCTGAACCGAGGGCCGGACAATTCCGCTGGGCCACGATCACCGAGAGCTGTGATTATGATCTGGTGGCGCGGCTTGAAGAAACCGTCCTCGCCGCCCCCGACGATGCAACAGCAGGCAATTTGACGCGACGGGACCTGGTCCAGATCGGACCGCCCGTCGAACGTGTTTCAACGAGGGGTCATGCGGTGCCCCATCTGTAA
- the thpR gene encoding RNA 2',3'-cyclic phosphodiesterase, whose protein sequence is MRAFIAIELPDFIRDALAREQARFRTLCMDARWTRPEGIHLTLKFLGDISDMQEAQVKEALSQMERFEKFILGIHGFGFFPDARQPKVFWAGLEASPGLARLAMEVENAMAPLGFPPEGRPFRPHLTLARFKTPRPQQRLEAFVAVHENPLLGSFEVSEFFLWESRLLTGGSEYRKVARFP, encoded by the coding sequence ATGCGAGCATTCATTGCGATAGAGTTGCCGGATTTCATCCGCGACGCGCTGGCGCGCGAGCAGGCCCGCTTTCGCACGTTGTGCATGGACGCCCGTTGGACACGGCCCGAAGGGATCCATCTGACTCTAAAATTCCTGGGCGATATTTCTGACATGCAGGAAGCCCAGGTGAAGGAGGCGCTCAGCCAGATGGAACGGTTTGAGAAATTTATTCTCGGGATCCACGGTTTCGGATTTTTTCCGGACGCCCGCCAACCCAAGGTATTCTGGGCCGGCCTTGAGGCTTCGCCTGGCCTTGCCCGGCTGGCGATGGAAGTCGAGAACGCGATGGCGCCTCTCGGGTTCCCGCCGGAAGGGCGTCCCTTTAGACCCCACCTGACTCTCGCGCGCTTCAAGACGCCCCGCCCGCAACAAAGGCTTGAGGCGTTTGTGGCCGTCCATGAAAACCCGCTTCTGGGGTCCTTTGAAGTCTCAGAATTCTTCCTCTGGGAGAGCCGCCTGCTGACGGGAGGATCTGAATACCGTAAGGTTGCGCGCTTTCCGTAG
- a CDS encoding dodecin domain-containing protein, whose translation MSGVYKITELVGTSPQSFAEATRAAVAEAAKSVRHMDWLEVIGQSARIKEGKIEEFQVKVKIGFKIER comes from the coding sequence ATGTCAGGCGTATACAAAATCACCGAACTGGTTGGAACATCACCCCAAAGTTTTGCTGAAGCGACAAGAGCCGCCGTTGCCGAAGCCGCCAAGAGCGTCCGCCACATGGACTGGCTTGAGGTGATTGGCCAGAGCGCCCGCATCAAAGAAGGGAAGATCGAAGAGTTTCAGGTCAAAGTCAAGATCGGCTTTAAGATCGAGCGTTAA
- the yacG gene encoding DNA gyrase inhibitor YacG, producing the protein MRCPICKQEVPYAGNPFRPFCSERCKLIDLDNWLEGRYRVPDASSGPQDRREPAAEDNDNGDNGNDH; encoded by the coding sequence ATGCGGTGCCCCATCTGTAAACAGGAAGTCCCATACGCAGGGAACCCCTTCCGGCCTTTCTGCAGCGAGCGATGCAAGCTCATTGACCTTGACAACTGGCTGGAGGGCCGGTACCGCGTTCCTGACGCCAGCAGCGGGCCGCAGGACCGCCGCGAACCTGCCGCAGAGGACAACGACAACGGTGACAACGGAAATGACCACTGA
- a CDS encoding competence/damage-inducible protein A: MDAEIIAVGSELLTPYRHDTDSLYLTGKLNSLGIEVRFKTVVGDDARRLGSAFRTALERSKLVILVGGLGPTEDDINRQVAANVLGLVLHEVPEIMQSIAARYARTGRKMPANNARQALVPEGAEWLPNQKGTAPGIWIEHEGKIIIMLPGPPRELEAMFDDQCIPRLRNRVPGSQIRTRVLKVAGLPESEVDERISPIYKPYSNPSTTILSTGAAIEVHLSAHAATQEEADGLLDELTEKIEPALGDHIFSTRGETLEEVVGMYLVMRQKTLATAESCTGGLLGERITRVAGSSEYYLGGTVCYSNALKTKFAAVSPRLLETYGAVSKPVAQALAEGIRRKTNSSIGVGITGVAGPGGGTEEKPVGMVFIAVADERGTEVREFRFPGDRERVRLLSSQFALEMLRRRIRK; the protein is encoded by the coding sequence ATGGATGCAGAAATCATTGCCGTCGGCTCGGAGCTGCTTACTCCTTATCGCCATGATACAGACTCCCTCTATCTTACCGGCAAGCTGAATTCTCTCGGCATCGAGGTTCGGTTCAAAACCGTTGTGGGCGATGACGCCCGCCGGCTTGGTTCCGCCTTCCGCACAGCGCTCGAGCGCAGCAAACTGGTCATCCTGGTAGGAGGGCTTGGCCCCACCGAGGACGACATCAACCGCCAGGTTGCCGCAAACGTACTGGGTCTCGTGCTTCACGAAGTCCCGGAAATCATGCAAAGCATCGCCGCGCGCTACGCTCGCACAGGCCGCAAAATGCCGGCCAACAACGCGCGCCAGGCTCTTGTGCCGGAAGGAGCCGAATGGCTGCCCAACCAAAAAGGCACTGCTCCGGGAATCTGGATCGAGCATGAAGGCAAAATAATCATCATGCTTCCCGGGCCGCCGCGTGAACTGGAGGCAATGTTTGACGATCAGTGTATACCACGCCTCAGGAACCGCGTGCCGGGCAGTCAGATTCGGACCCGCGTCCTTAAAGTGGCCGGACTGCCGGAATCTGAAGTGGACGAGCGGATCTCGCCGATTTACAAGCCTTACAGCAACCCTTCAACCACTATCCTCTCCACAGGCGCGGCCATTGAAGTCCACCTGAGCGCTCACGCTGCAACGCAGGAGGAAGCGGACGGCCTGCTGGATGAGCTCACGGAAAAAATCGAGCCTGCGCTGGGCGACCATATTTTTTCTACCAGAGGCGAGACGCTGGAAGAGGTGGTAGGAATGTATCTGGTGATGAGGCAGAAAACCCTTGCCACCGCCGAAAGCTGCACGGGCGGGCTGCTGGGCGAAAGGATTACGCGCGTCGCGGGAAGCTCCGAGTATTACCTCGGTGGGACGGTCTGCTACAGCAATGCGCTCAAGACCAAATTTGCAGCGGTATCCCCAAGGCTGCTGGAAACCTATGGAGCAGTTTCCAAACCCGTCGCGCAGGCGCTGGCGGAAGGAATCCGGCGCAAGACCAATTCATCCATCGGCGTCGGAATCACCGGCGTCGCCGGGCCTGGGGGTGGGACCGAGGAAAAGCCCGTTGGCATGGTCTTCATCGCCGTCGCCGATGAGCGCGGGACAGAAGTGCGCGAATTCCGCTTTCCCGGCGACCGTGAACGCGTCCGGCTGCTTTCCTCGCAGTTTGCTTTGGAGATGCTTCGGCGCAGAATCAGAAAATAG